Proteins from a genomic interval of Rosa chinensis cultivar Old Blush chromosome 2, RchiOBHm-V2, whole genome shotgun sequence:
- the LOC112186657 gene encoding subtilisin-like protease SBT1.4, which yields MAVSSSSSSSFIFFFLVLCLLHLTSSFSTDQSDAHRTFIVHVSKYSKPSLFSSHRRWYTSLLRSLPPSPHPTKLLYTYSRAVHGFSATLSPSQAHALQSHPAVLSVVPDMPRQLHTTRTYNFLGLADNFGLWPNSDYADDVIIGVLDTGIWPERPSFSDSGLGPVPETWKGKCVTAGDFPASACNRKIIGARAYFNGYESHLGKPMDESNESTSPRDTEGHGTHTASTAGGSRVSNASFYEYAYGEARGMASKARIAAYKICWTFGCFDSDILAAMDQAIADGVHIISLSVGASGGAPPYDRDSIAIGAFGAAQHGVLVSASAGNSGPGAFTATNIAPWILTVGASTLDREFPADVVLGDGRVFNGVSLYSGEGLVDFKLPLVYGGDCGSRYCYSGSLQPSKVQGKIVVCDRGGNARVAKGGAVKLAGGLGMIMANTEESGEELLADSHLVPAAMVGQIAADQIRSYIRLGNYPTATIKFRGTVIGPSPPSPKVASFSSRGPNSLTPEILKPDVIAPGVNILAGWTGASSPTDLDIDSRRVEFNIISGTSMSCPHVSGIAALLRKAYPEWSPAAIKSALVTTAYTLDNSGKKIEDLANGRESTPFVHGAGHVDPNRALNPGLVYDINVNDYVAFMCSIGYGPRQIAVFVREFAGDDICARHSLASPGDLNYPSFAVVFKPGQELVKYKRVVTNVGSVADAVYEVNVDAPAGVEISVEPSKLVFSEENQTQSYEVRFAKGVGYGNGERYGSIEWSNGHHHVRSPVAVRWSNTGYSASI from the coding sequence ATGGCtgtttcatcttcatcttcatcttccttcatcttcttcttccttgtcctCTGTCTCCTTCATCTAACTTCATCTTTCTCAACTGACCAATCCGACGCTCACCGGACGTTCATCGTCCACGTGTCGAAATATTCCAAGCCTTCTCTGTTCTCCTCCCACCGCCGCTGGTACACCTCCCTCCTCCGCTCCCTCCCTCCTTCCCCTCACCCCACCAAGCTCCTCTACACCTACTCACGCGCCGTCCATGGCTTCTCCGCCACGCTCTCCCCCTCCCAGGCCCACGCGCTCCAGTCCCACCCCGCCGTCCTCTCCGTCGTCCCCGACATGCCGCGCCAGCTCCACACCACCCGCACCTACAACTTCCTCGGCCTCgccgacaacttcggcctctgGCCCAACTCCGACTACGCGGACGACGTCATCATCGGAGTTCTCGACACCGGGATTTGGCCCGAGCGCCCGAGCTTCTCTGACTCGGGTCTGGGTCCCGTCCCGGAGACGTGGAAAGGCAAATGCGTGACCGCCGGCGACTTTCCGGCCTCCGCTTGTAACCGGAAGATCATCGGCGCCAGAGCTTATTTCAACGGCTACGAATCCCACCTCGGAAAACCCATGGACGAGTCCAACGAATCCACATCCCCACGCGACACAGAAGGCCACGGCACCCACACAGCCTCCACCGCCGGCGGGTCTAGGGTTTCTAACGCCAGCTTCTACGAATACGCCTACGGCGAAGCCAGAGGCATGGCCAGCAAAGCCAGAATCGCAGCCTATAAAATCTGCTGGACTTTTGGTTGTTTCGATTCGGATATTCTTGCCGCCATGGACCAAGCAATCGCCGACGGAGTCCACATCATCTCGCTCTCGGTCGGAGCCAGCGGCGGAGCTCCGCCTTACGACCGCGACTCCATCGCAATCGGAGCTTTCGGCGCAGCCCAGCACGGCGTTCTGGTCTCGGCCTCTGCAGGAAACTCCGGGCCCGGCGCGTTTACCGCCACCAACATCGCTCCTTGGATCCTTACAGTCGGAGCTTCCACTCTTGACAGAGAGTTCCCAGCCGATGTCGTTTTGGGCGACGGCAGAGTCTTCAACGGCGTGTCGTTGTACTCCGGCGAGGGGCTAGTGGACTTCAAGCTCCCGCTAGTCTACGGCGGAGACTGCGGCAGTAGGTACTGCTATTCAGGGTCTCTGCAACCGTCAAAAGTACAAGGCAAGATCGTTGTTTGTGATCGTGGAGGTAACGCCAGAGTCGCCAAAGGCGGCGCCGTTAAGCTTGCAGGTGGGCTCGGAATGATAATGGCAAATACAGAAGAGAGCGGTGAAGAGCTTCTTGCTGATTCTCACCTCGTCCCAGCAGCAATGGTGGGTCAAATCGCTGCCGATCAGATAAGGAGCTACATCAGATTGGGGAACTATCCGACTGCAACGATCAAATTCCGAGGAACTGTAATTGGGCCTTCTCCACCATCGCCAAAGGTAGCTTCGTTTTCGAGCAGGGGTCCGAATTCTCTGACTCCGGAGATATTGAAACCCGATGTGATTGCTCCTGGAGTGAACATTCTAGCTGGGTGGACTGGTGCTTCTTCCCCTACTGATTTGGACATTGATTCGAGACGAGTTGAGTTCAATATAATTTCTGGCACATCCATGTCCTGCCCGCATGTTAGTGGCATTGCAGCTCTGCTTCGTAAGGCCTATCCGGAATGGTCTCCTGCTGCTATTAAATCCGCGTTGGTGACAACAGCTTATACTTTGGACAATTCCGGGAAGAAGATTGAGGATCTTGCAAATGGGAGAGAATCGACGCCTTTTGTTCATGGAGCCGGGCATGTTGATCCCAATAGGGCACTTAATCCGGGGTTGGTGTATGATATCAATGTGAATGACTATGTTGCATTCATGTGCTCGATTGGTTATGGTCCTAGGCAGATAGCTGTTTTCGTGAGAGAGTTTGCTGGGGATGATATATGTGCCAGACACAGTTTAGCTAGTCCTGGTGATTTGAATTATCCGTCATTTGCAGTGGTGTTTAAGCCTGGCCAGGAGTTGGTGAAGTACAAGAGAGTTGTGACGAATGTTGGGAGTGTTGCTGATGCAGTTTATGAGGTAAATGTGGATGCTCCGGCTGGTGTTGAAATCAGTGTTGAGCCGAGTAAGCTGGTTTTCAGTGAAGAAAATCAGACTCAGAGTTATGAGGTTAGATTTGCGAAAGGTGTTGGGTATGGAAATGGGGAGAGATATGGGTCGATTGAGTGGAGCAATGGGCATCACCATGTGAGGAGTCCAGTTGCTGTTAGGTGGAGCAATACTGGGTATTCAGCCTCCATATGA
- the LOC112188036 gene encoding cleavage stimulation factor subunit 77 — translation MDPKYNVQAASYQANQARRLPISEAAPIYENLLTAFPTAAKYWTQYAEAQMAANDDEATKNIFSRCLMKCRHLPLWQTYINFIRRVNANNGQEGQDLIRKAFDFVISCVGDDITSGPVWLDYISFLKSSNQIVSLRKAYQKAFLTPNHHMDQLWSEYQSFENTYNKDLAKSLLAEFSHKFKGAKAAYWERRNVVKDIDFGMLAVPPTGSPREEGQWMAWKKLLAFDKENRQRIDIASCNKRIELAYEQCLMYLCHYPDMWYDYAMWLVKSGSMDAAVKVFERALKAVPESEMLRYAYADLEESRGEIKAAKKIYESLLGDGGTGTSPGLAQIQFLRFLRRTEGIEAARSYFLEARKSPNCTYNVYVAYANIALCHDKNMKLAHNVFEAGMKLFMHEPEYILEYLEHLIRLNDDMNARALFERALCSLPTEKSVEILNRFVKFEQTYGNLTSMLKVEQRKKEALSRIGGEEQPLSLESSLQDVVSRYSFRNLCPCSMKDLDHLTRQESLSRNKNRKVDSSSPVPTEAKPSVVPDSSVPVSTKVVYPATNQTTPTTAVVPNTVLQSQTPVAGNVQTTMALVGGDPKFDDILKTTPALVAFLTNMPQQVGGPTPDVDVVLSFVLQSDIPSNSTSRKRKANEWEVVKEVKHQPIFPVDVFKMRQLQKYHPTGSQTGSASCGSSSCSSGDYTVVTRNTI, via the coding sequence ATGGATCCCAAATACAATGTCCAGGCGGCTTCCTACCAAGCCAACCAGGCCCGCCGCTTGCCGATCTCGGAGGCGGCGCCGATCTACGAGAATCTCCTGACGGCGTTCCCGACCGCGGCGAAATACTGGACCCAATACGCCGAGGCCCAGATGGCGGCGAACGACGACGAGGCCACCAAAAACATATTCAGcaggtgtttgatgaaatgccgcCACCTCCCTCTTTGGCAGACCTACATCAATTTCATCAGAAGAGTCAACGCCAACAACGGCCAAGAGGGTCAAGATTTGATTAGGAAAGCCTTTGATTTCGTGATTAGTTGTGTTGGGGATGATATCACTTCTGGGCCTGTGTGGTTGGACTACATTAGTTTCTTGAAGTCTAGCAACCAGATTGTTTCGCTGCGAAAAGCTTACCAGAAGGCCTTTTTGACTCCTAATCATCACATGGACCAGCTTTGGAGTGAGTATCAGAGTTTCGAAAACACCTACAACAAGGACCTTGCGAAAAGCCTGTTGGCTGAGTTTTCGCACAAGTTCAAAGGCGCCAAGGCGGCTTATTGGGAGAGGAGGAATGTGGTTAAGGACATCGACTTTGGCATGCTTGCTGTGCCGCCCACTGGCTCTCCCAGGGAAGAAGGGCAGTGGATGGCGTGGAAGAAGCTGTTGGCTTTTGACAAAGAAAACCGACAGAGGATAGACATTGCATCGTGCAACAAGCGAATTGAATTGGCATATGAGCAGTGTCTGATGTATCTGTGCCATTACCCTGATATGTGGTATGATTACGCAATGTGGCTTGTGAAAAGTGGTTCCATGGATGCTGCAGTCAAAGTGTTTGAGAGAGCTTTGAAGGCTGTTCCTGAGTCCGAGATGCTGAGGTATGCGTATGCGGATCTGGAAGAATCCCGGGGAGAAATCAAGGCTGCAAAGAAGATATACGAGAGCCTTTTGGGAGATGGTGGTACTGGCACATCACCAGGACTTGCTCAAATACAGTTTCTTCGATTCTTAAGGAGGACTGAAGGTATTGAAGCTGCTCGCAGCTACTTTTTAGAAGCTAGAAAATCCCCAAATTGTACTTATAATGTATATGTTGCATATGCGAATATTGCCTTATGTCATGATAAAAATATGAAACTTGCACACAATGTTTTTGAAGCTGGGATGAAACTGTTTATGCATGAGCCTGAGTACATTCTTGAGTATCTAGAACATTTGATTCGTTTGAATGATGATATGAATGCTAGAGCCTTGTTTGAGAGGGCATTATGCTCATTGCCAACAGAGAAATCGGTTGAGATATTGAACCGTTTTGTCAAGTTTGAGCAAACTTATGGAAACTTGACCAGTATGTTGAAGGTtgagcaaagaaaaaaagaagcacTTTCTAGAATAGGTGGTGAAGAGCAACCTTTATCTTTGGAAAGTTCATTGCAGGATGTTGTATCACGTTATAGTTTCAGGAATCTTTGTCCCTGCTCTATGAAGGATTTGGATCATTTAACCCGACAAGAGTCCCTATCTAGAAATAAGAATAGGAAGGTTGATAGTTCCTCCCCTGTTCCGACTGAAGCTAAACCATCCGTGGTACCGGATTCATCAGTGCCAGTGTCTACAAAAGTAGTTTATCCAGCTACAAATCAAACCACACCTACAACAGCTGTTGTTCCAAACACAGTGCTACAAAGCCAAACACCCGTGGCTGGAAATGTTCAAACCACAATGGCACTAGTAGGTGGAGATCCAAAGTTTGATGACATACTAAAAACTACACCTGCTTTGGTAGCCTTCTTGACAAATATGCCGCAGCAAGTTGGCGGTCCAACCCCAGATGTGGATGTTGTGTTATCATTTGTTTTGCAGAGTGATATACCAAGCAACTCAACCAGCAGAAAAAGGAAAGCCAATGAATGGGAGGTTGTTAAGGAGGTCAAGCACCAGCCGATATTCCCAGTAGATGTTTTCAAGATGCGGCAGTTGCAGAAGTATCACCCTACCGGTTCTCAAACAGGATCAGCCTCCTGCGGGAGTTCTAGTTGTAGTTCTGGAGATTACACTGTAGTTACTCGCAACACTATCTAA